In Bacillota bacterium, the genomic window GCCCCACCGAGGAGGCCGCAACCTGCCCGTATTTCTGGGGGATGCCCTTATCCATCAGGGGAGGCCCGTTGAGCAGGTTCGACCATGTCCGGACATTCTGCCAGGCTTTCTCCCCGTTCATAACACCCTGCTGGATCTCCCCGATCAGGGCGCCCAGAGTATCCCAGGGGTCAGGCACTCTGATCAGGAGGCCGATACCGGGGCCCGGGTTCGCCCGGTTGCCGATGACATCCTCCAGAGAATAAGCATAGATCTGAAACTGGTCAGGCGGTTCGCCAAAGCAGTTAGGTAAGCCAGTCGTTTGCGTCTGCTTTCCCCAGGGGAGCAGGTACCGCACATTCTCGAAGGGCTGGGGCTGCAAGCCGAGATAATCCCACATCTGGTGTTCTTCCGGCTTCATGCCCTTCCGCGGCCTATCTACCACCAGCAGGTCGTTCTGCTTGACATTCAACAGGATCACGGCGATGTCCTTTGAACCGACCGATTGTAAAATCGATTGGATCAGGAACATGGCGTAGGATGTTTTCGTGGCCAGACCTGAGATCCCGGAAATATTGACGTGTGCCCCCTCCGGTCCCAGGACATACCTCTTGTCCAGAAAGACCCTGGCCCTGGTCCCGTTTGACATTTGGATGAGGCCGGCCGGGATGGTTACCTTTTCTTTATGCTCCCTTTCATACTCGAACATTTTGTCAATGCCCAGGGCCACATGGATTCCCGGTTCGTCGGCGAAACGAATCGGGGATTCATTTTGTACCGGCATATAGATGCCCATGGGGTAGCGTTTCGGTTCGGCTGGATCATAGTTCGCCAGCACATTCGCCTCTGCCACGTTAACCCCCTGCCGGGGCGTCTGGGGCATCGCCTCCGTGCTTCCGAAATCGCTGGAAATATAGTTTGAAAGATGAGACGGGGCATCGGTAACCTGTTTGATATTCGTCACCAGACCAAAAGTACGGGTTCCCGCCATCTGATCAGCCTCAATAATATCAAAGGGGTTGACAATCTCATCCGCGGCGAGCCAGAAGGAGAACTTTTCTGATGAGTTCGGTTCCCGTTCAGTAGCGGAAGCCTTCCCGATCACCTTGCGCTCTTCTTGCTGTGTCTGCGCATTATTTGATTCTTCCGGCATGATCTAAAACCTCCCTTACCCGGTTAGATGTTCTGAATTCCCACAGGCCACTTCAAGCCTGCCTTAAGCGCCTCTGTAGAAATAAACCCATTTTTGACGGCCTGTTCAGCCAGGTAAATAGCATAGAGATGGGCGTGCCACCTGCTGTCCTTGCCGTGCGGCGCTACCTGGCGCTCCGCCACAAGCGCGCCGGAAATCTCATCAATCAGCTCAGACGGCACAGCACCGGTGCTGAAATTGGGGAACTCCACCTTGACGACTCCCATCAGCGGGTAGTCAAGATGCTTTTGTTCCCGGATGCGGACGTACCAGACCGCCATTTTACCCGACCGGGCTGAAAAGGCGCAGGTCCTTGCGGAAAAGGGCAGGTCAACCAGGAGCTCATAAAGGTTAACAACACGCCCGCCCCGGTTGCCGGGAGGTTTAAATAACGGCTGACGGTTAAACGATTTGGTTACACCGAAGAACTGCGGGACAGACTCCCACCTATAGAGATCCTTGCTTAAACTACCGTCAAGGACAAGCCATTGACCATCTTGCCTCGTTAACCCCCGGCCAAGCTCATCCTCAAGGCCTGACATCAGGTGATGCGCCTTGTGCGCCGCACGGGAACGGGGCTCTTTACCGGGTGATGTTCGTTCCGTTTCCCCGTCATCCTCCATGGTATCATGAAAATCAAACCTGGGGCCGGCGTTTTTTACCAGTTCCTCGACCCTCTCCCCGAAAGACACTGCCTGTTTGTCCATCATCAACACAATCTTGTGTCTTGAATGCGCCACTTTAATCTGACCGTTATCCATGCGATACACCGCCGCAGCGCCTATCTGGGAAACATGAACCGGGCTGCGCCGGTTGCCCTCCACCACATCTCCAAGGAAAAAGGTGCGTGCCGAACCGTCTAAAAAATAGCGGAGCAGGTGCCGCTCCGTCCTGTGTACCGGTTTCACCTCTACGTAGGGCTTCCTGTTCGGCCTTTCCAAAATCACATCGAACACGCTCTCGTCCCCCGTGCGGAGGCGGTCGATAACCTCTTCGTGATCCGGACGCACCAGGTCCTCCATGGCCTGTCCTGTTGCCGGGAGCACCCTGCCTTCCTGGAGGATCACCTCCAGGGCCGGCTTCAAACCCGAAAAGGGATTTCGCATCATCAAACCTCCTCAAGGGACTGTTCAATGTCATCCAGTTCCTGTTCGGTTAATCCCCAAAGTTGCGCGGCGCAACGGTCAATTTCAGCTTCTATTTTTTGAACTTCAGCCTCGCTGCCTCCGGCAGCAGCCCGGTGCGCCGCTTTTGCAAGATCTGATAATTTTAAGTGAATCCTATTACTACTAGAAAACTGTGGTATAAATATTCTATCAAGGACAGATGGTGCAGCAATACCCCCGCCTCCACCAGAATAAGAAAAAACAATCAGGGCGTCAGATGGTGCAGAATTAAATACAGCGCAAAAGTAATACGCTTCTTCCGGACTATTAAAACTAACGAAGCTAGTGTTATGCTCTGGTACTACAGTTTTTTCATTCACAGGTCCCACCACTGCAGCTCGAACACGGGTCGAAATCCATGGCCACACAACCTTCCACGGTGCGAAGGTAAACTGACTCACGTTGAACATCGACCAAAAGGGGTCAGAATCCCTAAAATAACGCCGGAAAGCGGCTCTACCCCGGAGAATCCCCTCAAATCTCGAAAGATAGGAATGCAGTTTCGGATATTTGCTTTCCATAACATCAACGGGGATGCCGCGCCGGGTCTCAGAATCCTGTGTCATCAAAATATATGCAGAAGGGGTCGCCGACCAGCGCCGCACATCCCGGCCGCGCAGCAGTGGGTACAGGAGGTCGGGTTCAATTGCAGCCTGGGTGCTGGGCACGCTCCGCCTCGCTCCCTCCGTTATGTTCGAGATTATTACAAGCCCGCCGGGTCTCCGGCCGGTGACCTCGACCCAGTAAATGCCGTTGGCCCCGCCGGTATTTGCCCCCTCATGAGCAGAATATGGAGAATTCCCGATTACATTATGCAGCGCCTGGAGCGCCCTCTGCCGGGCGGTCAACCAGGCGGAGGTTGCATCTCCCCTGTTCACCGGTTCTGCATACCATTGATGGAAGGTGATCTTCTCCCTGGTCACCTCTTCGTATGGAGTATCGAAGCCGATGGCGCTCCCCCGCCCGGCTGCTCGCTTTTTCCAGTAGGTATAGGTGACAGGGTACTGCACTCCACGCCCTTTTGAGAAAACGGCTACCGCCGTCCTGTTTGTCGCCCCCTCAAAGGGATTTAGCCTCACCATGTCTTCAACCGCCAGCGGCCCGAAGGGAGTCCCGTCCGGAAGCAGGAACCGCCGGAACCCCTGACCTGCTCCTGATGTTTTGAAGACGCTCTGGGTAATGACAAAACCCAGTTTCCCTCCATGCCTCAGGTACTTATCAACGGCCACGTAGGTCATCAGCATGGAGATGTCCTTTTTTCCCTTGCCGAGAATCGTATCCATGCCGCCGTGCGGGAAAAGCCCGTAATGCTCGTAAAGGCTGCGCGTCTGAGCGCGGTAGTCGTCGGGAAGGCTCTCCCAGTTGACCCAGGGGGGATTGCCGACGATATAGTGGCAGGGTTCGAGGAAAAGCGGGGTAAATGCGTTTTTCATAATTCTCGCCCAGACTCCATCCAGTCCCTGTTCGTGAAGGGCGCGCAGCTGCTTGTAGAGAGCAACAAGATCATCCCTTGTGGCCTCAATTTCCTCGGGATCCAGCCTGGCAGGTTCCACGAGTCTCGCAATAAACGATTCTTCACCAATACCGGCCTCGACTGCCTCATCCAGGACATTGGCCAGTGCGTCCATCTTTTCACGTTCCGCAAACAAGGCGGGAATGCGAAACACACCCACAGAGGTCTTGAGAGGGTAAACATCGCCGTCAAAAAGCCCTTTCCCCCGCGAGGGGGTTAGAATGGAGTCCGCCTGGTAGACCGGGATGTCGATATCCCCTTTCCTGTATCTCAGCAGATCGCCTAGGGCCAGCAGGTAGTTGGTCCTGGCTGCGATCACGGCAAGAGGGTTCAGATCGATCCCCACTATATTTTTCAGGATCAACTCCAGCGTTTCCGCCGGGTCCTTTTTGTTCCGGGCCGCCCGTTCCCGGATATGCTTGATCAGAAGAACCAGAAAGGTACCCGAGCCGCACGCCGGATCAAGAACACGCTTTGCGGCATTGCCCAGGTCAGCGGTGCCCAGGGTTACCCTGATCAGCCTGTCAGCCAGCCAGTCCGGGGTGTAATACTCACCAAGGGTATGGCGGATCTCCCGCGGCAAGAGGTTATGATAAAGTTTCTTCAAAAGGTCGCGCGCATTCTCAGGGGCCAGCTCGAGTGCGCCCGGGTCGTATTCGGCGAGGCGCTGCACAAGCTGGCTTACTGCGCCCTCGATATCCCCGTCCCAGGCCGCGAGGTACCAACCGAAGAAGTCACCCTCAAGGAAATTGCGGATCCCGTACTCCCTGAAAAGGCCCCCCCTTTCCATCTCCGCAAATGCTTCTTTTAGTTCATCCCCCTCTTTGGCAGCAAGGTGGGAAAGCAAGTCCGCCGTACCCCCCGCGAACCGGGAAGCGGCCAGTGTCGCAACCAGTTTAATCAAGAGGGCGTAATATGTGTGGATGGCAAAAAAGACTTTCGGAGGTTCGGTGTATTCCGGATCTAGACCCATCCCCCTGATAAAGCTACGGAATTCATTCTTACTGTCAATGTGCGCCGACCATTCCCGGTACTCCGTTACTTCACTGTAAAAGAGCGTCCACTGTTCGTAAAGCTTTGCAACCAGAGGGTGCCTGCTGCTGTGGATGGCCTTGTAAAAAGCCTGAACAGCCCGGTGAGCACGCAAGGTGAGGGGGCCGAAATCTTCAATCAGGTTTTCGGGGACAAGCGCCGCCCCGGTTGAAAGAGAAAAAAGCAAGCGCAGGAAGCGCCCTGTTGAGGCGGGAGTAACAGGTACAGGATCATCTACAGACCATCCCTCGCCGACACGCCGGACAAAAATGAAGTGGAAACCATCAAGGGCGACGCCCGCAAGACGGTGCACCTCCCGGCGCTCCCGTGTGGCAACATCGATAATGTAATCTTTGACTTGCTCGATTACACCGCTATTTGATCGCCCTCTATTTGTCGGCCTGATAATACCAGGGCGCTTGTACTCCAGGATCAGGCGGTTATAGACGGAATCCACCCGGCCGCGCGCAACAGAGAATTCATCCCTGGGAATAATAGTAAGCCCTGCTTTTGCCGCTGCATCTTCCAGGACCCGGGCCGCCTCTCTTCGGAAGTCGGATTCAGTCCCACCCTGCCTGGCGGCAGCGAGCAGCCTCTGCGCAACAAGGCGTCCCAGCTCATCTGCAAGATTTTCAAGATTTAAGCCCATCCTCTATTTCCTTTCCCCGAAGTCAATTCCCTGGCAAAATTGTTCAATTTCGTGTACAGTGAAAATAAACATCACTAGTGTTTTTCGTCAAAAACTGTAAGACTCCTCTAATTTTAAGGGGCTGCAACACAGGATTGCATATGAGCAACGTCGTTACAGTTACTATAACAGCTTAACCTGGTATACTCTATTATTTTAAAATAACCCGGTCCTGTTCGGCATCTGATCTTGAATTACTAAAAAATGTCCAGCAAGTCACTATTGTCTCCTTCGCATTCTCTGTTGTCATTCTTGATACTACCGGCATTTGCAGCAGATCTTCGAGATTCTGTCATCTCCTCTGACTTCTGCACGGTGACGTTTCCCTGTTCCACTTGATCTGCAAATCTCTGCAAACACGTTATTTCCTGCCCCTGCACCGTACTCATGTAAACCCATTTCGTGGCCCGGGTGAGTGCTACGAATACCTGCCTTTCCAACACATCCTCGGCAACCTTGAAGAAGGAACTCTTGACAAGCCTGGGCATAATCACGGTATCGAAGGTCAAGCCCTTGGCGCTGTGATAGGTCATCAGCTTCGGGTTCTCTTTGCTGAAGTCGAGCCCGTCCATGTCCTCCACCTCCAGACCGGCTGCACGCAAAGCGACGGCATAGCCGAAGACCTGCTTCTTTTTGGGAAACAGCACGGCAATCCTCTCATTGTTCAACAGGCGGGTGTGAATTATGGAAATCAAGCGCTCCTTCTCTTCCTTCGCGCTTTTTGCATAGAAAAGAACCGGTGTTTCAATATCTGTACTGCGGGTCCTGGTCTGGCGGATATAGGCATCCCTTTCCTTTTTCCCCTTGATCAACTGAGCGGCAAGCTTAACGATATAAGGCGAACAGCGGTAACCCTCCAGCAGGTTTACGTTGCAGGCATGAACGCCGAGCTCTTTCAGAATCTCCTGCTCGGTCGAACCAACCTCATACAGCTGCTGCTTGCTGTCCAGGCAAACCGTAATATGCTTTGATATAACCTTAAATATCTCATAGGCAACATTATTCATGTCCTGCCCCTCATCCACCATGATGAAATCGTACTGGGGCTGATCCTTATCGTTTTTCTTGAGATATTCCAGAACCTTTCTCCTGATCTTCGGAAAATCGACTGCTTTGCCCTTCCTGGGTAGTGGCCCCCGGATGTTGCGGCGAAAATAAGAGTAACACCAGGAGTCCAGGGTTGTAACGCAACTCTCCGGCAATTCCAACAGGTAAAGGGCGGACTTAAGGTACTCCTTCAGCACATTCGTATATACAAAGATATGAAACCTGCTTTCCGCCTGAATTTCTTCCCGGAGGTAGCGCGCCCTGTGCAAAAGGACGAGGGTCTTGCCGGAACCGGGGCCTCCCATCACAACCCGGTGATTTTTGCGATCGAGCTCCACGGCACGCAGCTGCTCCAGTGTGAGTTCGTCCCTTGGAACAAGCCAGATGCTCACCCCCGTTCCTCCTTCCCTTTTGCCAGCTGCTCAGGCAGCACTCCTCCCTGAACTGTAACCTTTGTCTTGCGACTTTTCTGCTCTGATGTTGCGGCTGCGATCCTTTCCTGATCTTTCAGCATCCCGGCCCCTGTAAGATACCAGGACAGTTCCCAGTCACTCAATTGTTCAACAGGCTCAAACAACCGGAACGCTTCCTCCAGGTATTTCCGCCCCTCGTCGAGGCAATTCTTTTCCCAGGCAAGTTTCGCCCTCAACACCAGGAGGGGGCCGCCTCTAGAAAACTGCAAGGCATCGTCCGTCAC contains:
- a CDS encoding ATP-binding protein; this encodes MPEESNNAQTQQEERKVIGKASATEREPNSSEKFSFWLAADEIVNPFDIIEADQMAGTRTFGLVTNIKQVTDAPSHLSNYISSDFGSTEAMPQTPRQGVNVAEANVLANYDPAEPKRYPMGIYMPVQNESPIRFADEPGIHVALGIDKMFEYEREHKEKVTIPAGLIQMSNGTRARVFLDKRYVLGPEGAHVNISGISGLATKTSYAMFLIQSILQSVGSKDIAVILLNVKQNDLLVVDRPRKGMKPEEHQMWDYLGLQPQPFENVRYLLPWGKQTQTTGLPNCFGEPPDQFQIYAYSLEDVIGNRANPGPGIGLLIRVPDPWDTLGALIGEIQQGVMNGEKAWQNVRTWSNLLNGPPLMDKGIPQKYGQVAASSVGRFIRILRRVVVNRQSGIFVEQRAARRAANLGEEIRKIQGGQTVVVDIANLTDEERALVFGHIIQEVYGMYAEATVDERGELPKRVIIFVDELNKYAPARRGEGESSIIEYVLDIAARGRSLGVVLISAEQFMSEVHPQVAGNCATKVIGRSDSSELADPAYRFVTQDVKAHLTRLDKGELLLTHPIYRQPVKIEFPKPAYQAIGHGRLG
- a CDS encoding N-6 DNA methylase — translated: MGLNLENLADELGRLVAQRLLAAARQGGTESDFRREAARVLEDAAAKAGLTIIPRDEFSVARGRVDSVYNRLILEYKRPGIIRPTNRGRSNSGVIEQVKDYIIDVATRERREVHRLAGVALDGFHFIFVRRVGEGWSVDDPVPVTPASTGRFLRLLFSLSTGAALVPENLIEDFGPLTLRAHRAVQAFYKAIHSSRHPLVAKLYEQWTLFYSEVTEYREWSAHIDSKNEFRSFIRGMGLDPEYTEPPKVFFAIHTYYALLIKLVATLAASRFAGGTADLLSHLAAKEGDELKEAFAEMERGGLFREYGIRNFLEGDFFGWYLAAWDGDIEGAVSQLVQRLAEYDPGALELAPENARDLLKKLYHNLLPREIRHTLGEYYTPDWLADRLIRVTLGTADLGNAAKRVLDPACGSGTFLVLLIKHIRERAARNKKDPAETLELILKNIVGIDLNPLAVIAARTNYLLALGDLLRYRKGDIDIPVYQADSILTPSRGKGLFDGDVYPLKTSVGVFRIPALFAEREKMDALANVLDEAVEAGIGEESFIARLVEPARLDPEEIEATRDDLVALYKQLRALHEQGLDGVWARIMKNAFTPLFLEPCHYIVGNPPWVNWESLPDDYRAQTRSLYEHYGLFPHGGMDTILGKGKKDISMLMTYVAVDKYLRHGGKLGFVITQSVFKTSGAGQGFRRFLLPDGTPFGPLAVEDMVRLNPFEGATNRTAVAVFSKGRGVQYPVTYTYWKKRAAGRGSAIGFDTPYEEVTREKITFHQWYAEPVNRGDATSAWLTARQRALQALHNVIGNSPYSAHEGANTGGANGIYWVEVTGRRPGGLVIISNITEGARRSVPSTQAAIEPDLLYPLLRGRDVRRWSATPSAYILMTQDSETRRGIPVDVMESKYPKLHSYLSRFEGILRGRAAFRRYFRDSDPFWSMFNVSQFTFAPWKVVWPWISTRVRAAVVGPVNEKTVVPEHNTSFVSFNSPEEAYYFCAVFNSAPSDALIVFSYSGGGGGIAAPSVLDRIFIPQFSSSNRIHLKLSDLAKAAHRAAAGGSEAEVQKIEAEIDRCAAQLWGLTEQELDDIEQSLEEV
- a CDS encoding UvrD-helicase domain-containing protein; this translates as MSIWLVPRDELTLEQLRAVELDRKNHRVVMGGPGSGKTLVLLHRARYLREEIQAESRFHIFVYTNVLKEYLKSALYLLELPESCVTTLDSWCYSYFRRNIRGPLPRKGKAVDFPKIRRKVLEYLKKNDKDQPQYDFIMVDEGQDMNNVAYEIFKVISKHITVCLDSKQQLYEVGSTEQEILKELGVHACNVNLLEGYRCSPYIVKLAAQLIKGKKERDAYIRQTRTRSTDIETPVLFYAKSAKEEKERLISIIHTRLLNNERIAVLFPKKKQVFGYAVALRAAGLEVEDMDGLDFSKENPKLMTYHSAKGLTFDTVIMPRLVKSSFFKVAEDVLERQVFVALTRATKWVYMSTVQGQEITCLQRFADQVEQGNVTVQKSEEMTESRRSAANAGSIKNDNRECEGDNSDLLDIF